A window of Alicyclobacillus vulcanalis contains these coding sequences:
- the ku gene encoding non-homologous end joining protein Ku yields the protein MWRGSVSFGLVNIPVRLFKATETGGIHFRQLHKACLTPIAYKKYCPRCEVELGPDEIVRGFEYAKGAFVPVDDEDLREFQGRRAETIDLVQFAEADEIDPMMFQSAYYLAPEASGKKAYRLLWKALRESGRVGVARMTLRSTESLALVRASDLNGNVLVVHALAWPEDVRSTEELPYIREEVDIDANELEVAESLIRQLTKPFSPDDYRDENRARLESWLGERRGELAEQTAGKAGAAEVVDLMEALKKSLQAAQQAEKPREGKRKKRKTS from the coding sequence ATGTGGCGCGGCTCCGTCAGTTTTGGACTGGTGAATATTCCGGTGCGCCTCTTCAAGGCCACAGAGACGGGCGGCATCCACTTCCGCCAGCTCCACAAGGCCTGCCTGACGCCCATCGCGTACAAGAAATATTGTCCGCGGTGCGAAGTGGAGCTAGGGCCGGACGAGATTGTGCGCGGGTTCGAGTACGCGAAAGGCGCATTCGTGCCCGTGGACGATGAGGATTTGCGCGAGTTTCAAGGGCGCCGTGCGGAAACCATTGATCTCGTCCAGTTCGCCGAGGCGGACGAGATCGATCCAATGATGTTTCAGAGCGCCTACTATCTCGCCCCAGAGGCGAGCGGAAAAAAGGCGTATCGCCTCTTGTGGAAGGCCCTTCGCGAGTCGGGGCGCGTCGGCGTGGCGCGTATGACGCTCAGAAGCACGGAATCGCTCGCTTTGGTGCGAGCGAGTGATTTGAATGGCAACGTGTTGGTGGTGCACGCGCTGGCCTGGCCAGAAGACGTTCGCTCGACGGAGGAACTGCCGTACATCCGCGAAGAGGTGGACATCGACGCCAACGAGCTTGAGGTGGCCGAATCGCTCATCCGCCAGCTGACCAAACCGTTCTCGCCGGACGACTATCGCGACGAAAACCGGGCGCGGTTGGAGAGTTGGCTAGGCGAGCGCCGCGGCGAGCTGGCGGAGCAAACGGCGGGCAAGGCCGGAGCGGCCGAAGTGGTGGACCTGATGGAGGCGCTCAAGAAAAGCCTTCAGGCGGCTCAACAGGCCGAGAAGCCACGAGAAGGAAAACGCAAAAAGAGGAAGACGTCGTGA
- a CDS encoding ATP-dependent DNA ligase → MPFFRPFEPVSGAEVPSGEGWIAQVKWDGVRAVAEVSASGVEIWNRRGQLRTDRFPEIRAALAPFSGCAFDGEIVALHQGRPDFYRVLRRDRAGSRGEVERLAQEIPVWYAVFDVVRIQGSWVFHWPLAERLAWMVHHVKGVERVLATEPEDDTAALFVATGQLGLEGVVCKRVDSTYLAGGKDGRWIKVKHERNLTAVVGGVVFRDGAPSALMLGLYDDEQALIHVGNAGAGRLSQREWSELSKLAMARPSAHCPFAKVRATPTTCRFVQPAVAVKVRFLEWTEKHTLRHPVLLGWMDEPASPATCAFTQADA, encoded by the coding sequence ATGCCCTTTTTTCGGCCGTTTGAGCCCGTCTCGGGCGCAGAGGTTCCTTCCGGCGAGGGTTGGATCGCACAGGTGAAGTGGGACGGCGTGCGGGCCGTCGCGGAGGTCTCGGCGAGCGGCGTCGAGATCTGGAATCGCCGAGGCCAGCTTCGGACAGACAGGTTTCCTGAGATTCGAGCGGCGCTCGCACCTTTTTCCGGTTGCGCATTTGACGGCGAGATTGTGGCGCTGCACCAGGGAAGGCCGGATTTTTACCGAGTGCTTCGCCGGGATCGGGCGGGATCGCGCGGCGAGGTTGAACGTTTGGCGCAAGAAATCCCCGTGTGGTACGCCGTGTTCGACGTCGTCCGGATTCAAGGATCCTGGGTGTTCCACTGGCCGTTGGCCGAGCGACTCGCGTGGATGGTACACCACGTCAAAGGGGTCGAGCGGGTCCTTGCGACCGAGCCGGAGGATGATACGGCGGCGCTTTTCGTGGCCACGGGCCAACTCGGACTCGAGGGCGTGGTCTGCAAGCGGGTGGACTCCACCTACCTCGCCGGTGGCAAAGACGGCCGATGGATCAAGGTCAAGCATGAGCGAAACCTCACTGCGGTGGTCGGCGGCGTGGTGTTCCGCGACGGCGCGCCGAGCGCGTTGATGCTGGGGCTTTACGACGATGAGCAAGCGCTCATCCACGTGGGCAACGCAGGGGCTGGGCGACTTTCACAGCGGGAATGGAGCGAACTCTCCAAGCTGGCGATGGCGCGTCCGTCGGCCCACTGTCCTTTTGCGAAGGTTCGGGCCACGCCCACCACGTGTCGATTTGTCCAGCCCGCGGTGGCCGTCAAGGTGAGATTTCTGGAATGGACCGAGAAGCACACCTTGCGCCATCCCGTGCTTCTCGGTTGGATGGACGAACCCGCATCGCCCGCCACGTGCGCTTTCACGCAGGCGGATGCATGA
- the ligD gene encoding non-homologous end-joining DNA ligase, which yields MQRGKAPSTVTHPDKLYFPTVGISKRDYMQYLAQMGTYLLRHLRHRPVSLVRCPDGVHGRRFFQRHVPPHAPPGLPARAQEGERALIAIPDVETLMYYGNLGAIEFHAGLHLVDGPAAGLPTALTFDLDPSLPGDFERARELALCLREVLCGLGLDGIAKTTGASGLQIFVPLDEPVPYLVTRPVVQFIAAYCASQWPNLATVERRVRERGHRVYVDAPQHGPTRTLIAAYSVRAVDHALVSVPLTWQELEQGAKPLDFPMPRVPERVARLGDLLAEIPRQPSSLVRQIHAELPRAWRQTRVRSV from the coding sequence ATGCAGCGGGGCAAGGCCCCATCCACCGTCACACACCCAGACAAGCTGTACTTTCCCACCGTGGGCATCTCGAAGCGCGATTACATGCAATATCTTGCCCAAATGGGCACGTATTTGCTGCGTCACTTGCGCCATCGCCCGGTCTCCCTGGTCAGGTGCCCCGACGGCGTTCACGGCCGCCGCTTCTTCCAACGGCATGTCCCGCCGCATGCGCCTCCGGGCTTGCCGGCGAGAGCACAAGAAGGCGAGCGTGCGCTCATCGCGATTCCGGATGTCGAGACCCTCATGTACTATGGAAACTTGGGCGCCATTGAGTTTCACGCAGGCTTGCACCTCGTGGACGGTCCGGCGGCGGGTTTGCCCACAGCCCTGACGTTTGACCTGGATCCTTCTCTGCCGGGAGACTTTGAACGGGCGCGAGAGCTCGCGCTCTGCTTGCGCGAGGTGCTTTGCGGCCTGGGCCTCGACGGGATCGCGAAGACCACGGGCGCTTCGGGCCTTCAAATCTTCGTGCCCCTCGATGAGCCCGTGCCGTACCTCGTGACGCGCCCGGTGGTCCAGTTCATTGCGGCGTACTGTGCATCGCAGTGGCCGAATCTGGCGACCGTCGAGCGCCGCGTGCGCGAACGCGGTCATCGCGTGTATGTCGACGCGCCGCAACACGGCCCGACCCGCACGCTCATTGCCGCGTACAGCGTGCGCGCCGTCGATCACGCCCTCGTCTCGGTTCCCCTCACGTGGCAGGAGCTCGAACAAGGGGCCAAGCCGCTTGACTTCCCGATGCCTCGGGTACCTGAGCGCGTAGCTCGGCTTGGCGATCTTCTGGCGGAAATCCCCCGCCAGCCTTCGTCGCTCGTGAGGCAAATCCACGCGGAGCTCCCGCGCGCTTGGCGACAAACGCGCGTCCGTTCAGTATAA
- the mtnP gene encoding S-methyl-5'-thioadenosine phosphorylase, translating into MRYGIIGGTGVYQPGDLPGATLERVHTPYGDVEVTLGTYEGKEVAFLPRHGRGHSVPPHRVNYRANIWALKQLGVETVLATAAVGSLNRLFRPGDLVVIDDVIDWTKARASTFFDQGPVVHIDFSDPYCARVRKGLVEAASDLGLRIHHGGVYVCAEGPRFESKAEIALFARLGGDVVGMTSMPEAALAKEAEMCYATVCMVTNWAAGMAAKPLSHEEVVEAMRANVADIRRLFFAYIARDEGVRSCACGSAVGNQVPLTGEAEG; encoded by the coding sequence ATGCGTTACGGCATCATCGGGGGCACAGGCGTCTACCAGCCGGGAGACCTGCCTGGTGCCACATTGGAGCGCGTACATACCCCTTACGGGGACGTCGAAGTCACGCTGGGAACCTACGAGGGGAAGGAAGTTGCGTTTCTTCCTCGCCACGGCCGCGGCCACAGCGTGCCTCCCCATCGCGTGAATTATCGGGCCAACATCTGGGCCCTCAAACAGCTTGGCGTCGAGACCGTTCTCGCGACGGCCGCCGTCGGCTCGCTCAATCGCCTGTTTCGACCGGGCGATCTCGTCGTGATCGACGACGTGATCGACTGGACCAAAGCGCGCGCGTCGACGTTCTTCGACCAAGGTCCTGTGGTGCATATCGACTTTTCGGATCCCTACTGTGCCCGGGTGCGCAAGGGGCTGGTGGAGGCCGCGAGTGACCTTGGGCTCCGGATCCACCACGGCGGGGTGTACGTGTGTGCGGAGGGGCCGAGATTTGAGTCGAAGGCGGAGATTGCGCTCTTCGCGCGCCTCGGCGGGGACGTGGTCGGCATGACCAGCATGCCTGAGGCCGCCTTGGCGAAAGAGGCCGAAATGTGCTACGCCACCGTGTGTATGGTGACCAACTGGGCAGCCGGTATGGCCGCGAAGCCCCTGTCCCACGAGGAGGTCGTCGAGGCGATGCGCGCCAACGTGGCGGACATACGGCGGCTGTTTTTCGCGTACATCGCCCGGGACGAGGGCGTCAGGAGTTGCGCCTGCGGCTCGGCCGTCGGCAACCAGGTGCCGCTCACGGGGGAGGCCGAGGGGTGA
- the mtnA gene encoding S-methyl-5-thioribose-1-phosphate isomerase, producing MRAIRYQPDRLELLDQTRLPHETVWLTCTTAEDVYRAIQAMQVRGAPAIGAAAAFGLALEARRLPAEEVRSRLPEVAAWMKTARPTAVNLMQAVDEVMSALDEAPRGAEADALYRRAVAIAERDIATNRRIGEVGAEWVARHGGRILTHCNTGSLATVEYGTALGVLRAMHAAGTLKHVYVDETRPYLQGARLTAYELKEEGIPFDILTDSTAGFAMKLGWIDAVVVGADRIAKNGDTANKIGTYSLAVLASYHGIPFYVAAPRTTLDLSMSSGDEIPIEERSADEVTHWFGRPVAPEGATARHLAFDVTPGHLITGIITEAGVALPPYEESLTRLFGGG from the coding sequence GTGAGAGCCATTCGCTATCAACCCGACCGCCTGGAGCTGCTCGATCAGACGCGGCTGCCGCATGAGACGGTCTGGCTGACCTGCACCACGGCGGAAGACGTGTATCGCGCGATTCAGGCCATGCAAGTGCGAGGGGCGCCGGCCATTGGCGCCGCCGCCGCGTTCGGTCTGGCGCTCGAGGCGCGGCGGCTTCCGGCGGAAGAGGTGCGATCCCGACTGCCCGAGGTGGCGGCGTGGATGAAAACGGCTCGGCCCACCGCGGTCAATTTGATGCAGGCGGTCGACGAGGTGATGTCTGCGCTTGACGAAGCGCCTCGTGGCGCGGAGGCGGACGCGCTGTATCGGCGCGCCGTCGCCATTGCCGAGCGCGATATCGCGACCAATCGGCGGATCGGTGAAGTGGGCGCGGAATGGGTGGCGCGTCACGGGGGCCGCATCTTGACCCATTGCAACACCGGATCGCTTGCCACCGTGGAGTACGGCACGGCGCTCGGGGTCCTTCGGGCCATGCACGCGGCAGGAACGCTGAAACACGTGTACGTGGACGAGACGCGGCCGTATCTCCAGGGCGCTCGGCTCACGGCGTATGAGCTCAAGGAGGAGGGCATCCCCTTTGATATCCTCACGGACTCGACCGCTGGATTTGCGATGAAGCTCGGGTGGATCGACGCCGTCGTCGTCGGGGCGGATCGCATCGCGAAAAACGGCGACACGGCCAACAAAATTGGCACCTATTCGCTCGCTGTGTTGGCATCGTACCACGGGATCCCGTTCTATGTGGCCGCGCCGAGGACGACGCTCGACTTGTCGATGTCGTCGGGAGACGAGATTCCCATTGAAGAGCGCAGCGCAGACGAGGTGACGCACTGGTTCGGCAGGCCTGTCGCACCCGAGGGGGCGACGGCGCGACATCTGGCGTTCGACGTGACACCGGGCCATCTCATCACGGGGATCATCACGGAGGCGGGCGTGGCGCTTCCGCCGTATGAAGAGTCGCTGACGAGACTCTTCGGCGGCGGTTGA
- a CDS encoding amidohydrolase, with protein sequence MKQERAVTVLEVGGAIVDRETVYRQPVHIVLEGPSIVRLGEGAYAAQPGEVVVRRWRKLDRIAIPGLVNVHGHAAMTLLRGAGDDLPLMVWLQERIFPMEARLTRECVYWGTQLACWEMLLSGTTAYADMYMMMDAAAEAVAESGMRALLSIGLAGTDPAVQAEKLRESRAFVQAWHGALDGRIQVALGPHAPYTCPEPFLTQIADLAAELGVGIQIHLSETRGEVDQFLAQEGLTPIGLAERAGLFRVPTLAAHCVHATQNDIEILRAHDVRVAHNPQSNLKLGSGIMPLGQMLSRGVTVGLGTDGAASNNNLDMFEELRLAATLHKGVNEDATAVDAATAFALATEWGARALFMPEGFGTLRPGAPCDIVLLDAHSPHFAPSHDLLSDVVYAAGADDVRDVIVAGEWVMQNREPTALDTERIRYEARRLKDVLTGHTSSSNVES encoded by the coding sequence ATGAAACAGGAACGAGCGGTCACGGTGCTCGAAGTGGGAGGCGCGATTGTCGACCGGGAAACGGTGTACCGCCAGCCGGTACACATCGTTCTCGAAGGCCCCTCCATCGTTCGCCTCGGGGAAGGCGCCTATGCCGCACAACCGGGAGAGGTGGTGGTGCGCCGATGGCGCAAGCTGGACCGCATCGCCATCCCTGGCCTGGTGAACGTCCACGGCCACGCAGCCATGACGTTGCTGCGCGGGGCGGGCGATGATTTGCCGCTCATGGTATGGCTTCAGGAGCGCATTTTCCCGATGGAAGCGCGCCTCACCCGCGAGTGCGTCTACTGGGGCACGCAGCTCGCGTGCTGGGAGATGCTTCTGTCGGGCACGACCGCGTATGCAGACATGTACATGATGATGGACGCCGCGGCCGAGGCCGTCGCCGAGTCGGGGATGCGCGCGCTTTTGTCCATCGGCCTCGCCGGCACGGATCCGGCCGTTCAAGCGGAGAAGCTCAGGGAGAGTCGCGCGTTCGTGCAAGCGTGGCATGGTGCGCTAGACGGGCGCATTCAGGTGGCGCTCGGCCCGCACGCGCCGTACACGTGCCCCGAGCCGTTTCTGACCCAAATTGCCGATCTCGCCGCCGAACTTGGCGTGGGCATTCAAATTCACCTGAGCGAGACCCGCGGTGAAGTGGACCAATTTCTCGCGCAGGAGGGGCTCACGCCGATTGGACTGGCGGAGAGGGCCGGGCTGTTTCGCGTGCCGACGCTCGCGGCGCACTGCGTGCATGCCACACAGAACGATATCGAGATTCTGCGCGCGCATGACGTCCGCGTGGCGCACAACCCGCAGAGCAATCTGAAGCTCGGTTCCGGCATCATGCCGCTCGGCCAGATGTTAAGCCGCGGCGTGACGGTCGGCCTCGGCACCGATGGCGCCGCGAGCAACAACAACCTCGACATGTTCGAGGAATTGCGCCTCGCGGCCACGCTGCATAAGGGTGTGAACGAGGATGCGACCGCCGTCGACGCCGCCACGGCTTTTGCCCTCGCCACGGAGTGGGGGGCGCGCGCACTGTTCATGCCAGAGGGCTTCGGAACTCTGCGCCCAGGCGCGCCGTGCGACATCGTTCTGCTCGATGCGCATTCGCCGCATTTCGCTCCGTCACACGATCTTCTTTCGGACGTCGTGTACGCGGCCGGCGCCGACGACGTGCGGGACGTGATCGTGGCAGGCGAATGGGTGATGCAAAACCGCGAGCCCACGGCGCTTGACACGGAGCGCATTCGGTATGAGGCGAGGCGCCTCAAGGATGTGCTGACCGGTCACACGTCGTCCTCGAATGTCGAGTCGTGA
- the surE gene encoding 5'/3'-nucleotidase SurE, with product MRILICNDDGIQAAGLFALVEVAATFGEVVVAAPDRQRSASSHGISLHRTIRVERRDVPGAKDAFALSGTPVDCCKWALAVLHPERPFDLVLSGVNAGANLATDVLYSGTVAIAGEAALQGVKALAISHVGPPFDFASAQEASRLLIEIALDLELPADTFLSANIPFVGRKTWTRADIVWCDLGVRRYHDIFSRELDVEGHEVYRYGGDIIDEVGDGLVDIGVVRSGKISLTPLRYHFTNDEFLKSIQSI from the coding sequence ATGCGCATTCTGATCTGCAACGACGATGGCATCCAGGCCGCGGGGTTGTTTGCGCTGGTGGAAGTGGCGGCGACCTTCGGCGAGGTCGTCGTGGCGGCCCCAGATCGGCAGCGAAGTGCGTCGAGCCATGGAATCAGCCTTCACCGCACGATCCGAGTGGAGCGGCGGGACGTCCCGGGGGCGAAGGACGCATTCGCCTTGTCGGGGACGCCTGTCGACTGTTGCAAGTGGGCGCTCGCCGTGTTGCACCCCGAGCGCCCGTTCGATCTCGTCCTGTCCGGCGTGAACGCCGGGGCCAACCTGGCGACGGACGTGCTGTACTCGGGGACGGTGGCCATCGCCGGCGAAGCGGCGCTGCAGGGCGTCAAGGCGCTGGCCATCTCGCACGTCGGTCCGCCCTTCGACTTCGCCTCGGCGCAGGAGGCCAGCCGACTTCTCATTGAAATTGCCCTAGACCTCGAACTGCCTGCCGACACCTTTCTCAGCGCCAACATTCCCTTCGTGGGGCGAAAAACGTGGACGCGCGCGGACATCGTGTGGTGCGATCTCGGCGTGCGCAGATACCACGATATCTTTTCCCGCGAACTCGACGTAGAAGGCCACGAAGTGTATCGTTATGGAGGAGATATCATCGACGAAGTGGGAGACGGCCTCGTCGACATCGGCGTGGTGCGGTCGGGAAAAATCAGTTTGACGCCTCTGCGTTATCACTTCACGAATGACGAATTTTTGAAAAGCATCCAATCGATCTGA
- a CDS encoding YpmA family protein — MDSKWSVYATMVCSNSEDLYRIIDFLNRNLKDKDVIFGMAKSEQHPDKVQITIYRTDAT; from the coding sequence TTGGATTCCAAATGGAGCGTCTATGCTACCATGGTGTGTTCGAACTCCGAGGACCTTTACCGGATTATCGATTTTTTGAATCGAAATTTGAAAGACAAAGACGTGATTTTTGGCATGGCGAAATCGGAGCAACACCCCGATAAAGTGCAGATCACCATTTATCGGACGGATGCGACATGA
- a CDS encoding ATP-dependent metallopeptidase FtsH/Yme1/Tma family protein, whose protein sequence is MTMREWFIGTGIAVLVFLSMLHVIQLIPVLFLAGLGAMLWVVLDRRNTQSPAGRDVAVRPQVSFDEIGGQESAKRELMEALDFLRYRDRIAQLGIRPIKGILLTGPPGTGKTLMAKAAATYTDSVFLSASGSEFVEMYVGVGASRVRDLFRRARALAKRENKDSAIIFLDEIDVVGGRRGQHSHQEYDQTLNQLLTEMDGMNTSQHPFVLVMAATNRPDMLDPALLRPGRFDRQIRVDLPDKEGRLQILRIQTRNKPLAPDVDLEHIARETFGFSGAQLEAVVNEAAIMALRNGESVIRQAMFRDAVDKVLMGEKTGRRPTDEELERVAVHEIGHAIVTELLRPGAVSHITIAPRGRALGFVRQIPEDDQYLYTKEQLEQQIDIALAGCLAEELQYGNRSTGAQNDFQQASQLARTMVRCGLSRLGIVDEEHLPERLLEREVRFILAERERATREWLRPYQGEIARLAQQVVRDESVDGAEFRRWLSGLAHAELTSAMTTSQAE, encoded by the coding sequence ATGACCATGCGCGAATGGTTCATCGGCACGGGCATCGCCGTTCTCGTGTTTTTGAGCATGCTCCACGTGATTCAGCTTATCCCCGTGCTGTTCCTCGCGGGGCTTGGCGCGATGCTCTGGGTGGTACTGGATAGGCGCAACACCCAGTCCCCCGCCGGCAGGGACGTGGCGGTGCGCCCTCAGGTATCCTTTGACGAGATCGGCGGGCAGGAGTCCGCCAAGCGAGAGCTGATGGAGGCGCTCGACTTCCTGCGCTATCGAGATCGCATCGCCCAACTGGGGATACGGCCCATCAAGGGCATCCTGCTCACGGGGCCGCCTGGAACGGGCAAGACGCTCATGGCGAAAGCGGCGGCGACGTACACGGATTCCGTGTTCCTGTCGGCCTCTGGGTCCGAGTTCGTCGAAATGTACGTCGGCGTCGGCGCGAGCCGGGTGCGCGACTTGTTCCGCCGGGCGCGTGCGCTGGCCAAACGGGAGAACAAGGACAGCGCCATTATTTTCCTAGACGAGATCGACGTCGTCGGAGGGCGCCGCGGTCAGCACAGCCATCAGGAGTACGACCAGACGCTCAATCAGTTGTTGACGGAGATGGACGGGATGAACACGTCGCAGCACCCGTTCGTGCTCGTGATGGCTGCCACCAATCGCCCGGATATGCTCGATCCGGCCTTGTTGCGTCCGGGCCGGTTTGACCGGCAGATTCGCGTCGACCTGCCGGACAAGGAAGGGCGGCTGCAGATCCTCCGTATTCAAACGCGAAACAAGCCGCTTGCGCCAGACGTAGACCTTGAGCACATCGCGCGGGAGACGTTCGGGTTTTCCGGCGCTCAGCTTGAGGCGGTTGTCAACGAGGCGGCCATCATGGCGCTGCGCAACGGTGAATCGGTCATTCGCCAAGCGATGTTCCGAGACGCGGTTGATAAGGTGCTCATGGGGGAGAAGACGGGCAGGCGGCCGACGGACGAGGAACTGGAACGCGTGGCGGTGCACGAAATTGGACACGCCATTGTCACGGAGCTGCTTCGTCCGGGGGCCGTGTCCCATATCACCATTGCGCCGCGCGGCCGGGCGCTCGGGTTTGTGCGCCAAATTCCGGAAGACGACCAGTACCTCTACACGAAAGAGCAATTGGAACAGCAGATTGACATCGCACTGGCCGGATGTTTGGCGGAAGAACTCCAATATGGCAATCGGAGCACAGGTGCGCAGAACGACTTCCAGCAAGCATCCCAGTTGGCGCGCACGATGGTCCGCTGTGGCTTGTCGCGGCTCGGCATCGTCGACGAGGAGCACCTGCCTGAGCGGCTGTTGGAACGCGAGGTGCGGTTCATCCTCGCCGAGCGCGAGCGGGCTACGCGCGAATGGCTGCGCCCGTACCAGGGCGAGATCGCCCGGCTTGCACAGCAGGTGGTGCGCGACGAGAGCGTGGATGGCGCCGAATTTCGCCGCTGGTTGAGCGGACTTGCGCACGCGGAACTGACGTCCGCCATGACCACGAGCCAGGCCGAATGA
- the asnS gene encoding asparagine--tRNA ligase gives MAEYTTIRQLAEHVGQRVTLRGWLYNKRSSGKIHFLQVRDGTGLVQCVVVKSNVPEETFATSEALTQESSLVVEGTVRQDSRAPGGFEVDVERIERIQQAHDYPIALKEHGIDFLLDHRHLWIRVPRQRAILRIRAEIERAIQGFLDDRGFTRVDAPVLTPASCEDTTELFETRYFDDTAYLTQSGQLYMEAAAMALGKVYCFGPCFRAEKSKTRRHLIEFWMVEPEMAFVEHEENLRVQEALVEHVVQSVVDRCAPELELLGRDITRLERVRAPFARMTYDDAIRRLRDLGFDIAWGDDFGAPHETALAEQFDTPLFIERYPTQLKAFYMQPDPARPEVVLCADMLAPEGYGEIVGGSQRIHDYDLLKARFEEHKLPEETYGWYLDLRRYGSVPHSGFGLGLERTIAWICGLDHVREATLFPRMLYRMAP, from the coding sequence GTGGCGGAATACACCACGATTCGCCAACTGGCCGAACATGTTGGTCAGAGGGTGACGTTGCGAGGATGGCTGTATAACAAGCGATCCAGTGGAAAAATCCACTTTTTGCAGGTCCGGGATGGGACAGGCCTCGTACAATGCGTCGTCGTGAAGTCCAACGTGCCGGAGGAAACCTTCGCGACGAGCGAGGCACTCACCCAGGAGTCGTCGCTCGTCGTAGAAGGGACGGTTCGCCAAGATTCGCGGGCACCCGGCGGATTCGAAGTCGACGTCGAGCGCATCGAACGCATTCAACAGGCTCACGACTATCCCATTGCGCTCAAGGAACATGGGATCGACTTCCTCTTGGATCATCGACATCTCTGGATCCGGGTGCCGCGGCAGCGGGCCATCCTGCGCATTCGCGCCGAGATCGAGCGCGCGATTCAGGGGTTCCTGGATGATCGCGGATTCACCCGCGTGGACGCGCCAGTGCTCACGCCGGCATCGTGCGAGGACACGACCGAACTGTTCGAGACCCGGTATTTCGACGACACGGCCTACCTGACGCAGAGCGGCCAGCTCTACATGGAAGCCGCGGCGATGGCGCTCGGCAAAGTGTACTGTTTCGGGCCGTGTTTCCGCGCGGAAAAGTCGAAGACCAGGCGCCACTTGATCGAGTTTTGGATGGTCGAGCCTGAGATGGCTTTTGTGGAGCACGAGGAGAATTTGCGCGTGCAGGAAGCGCTGGTGGAGCACGTCGTGCAAAGCGTCGTCGACCGGTGCGCTCCAGAGCTCGAGCTGTTGGGCCGCGACATCACCAGGCTCGAGCGCGTGCGGGCGCCATTTGCCCGCATGACGTACGACGATGCCATTCGCCGCCTGCGCGATCTCGGGTTTGACATCGCGTGGGGAGATGATTTCGGCGCGCCCCACGAGACCGCGCTCGCCGAGCAGTTCGACACGCCGCTCTTCATTGAGAGGTACCCAACTCAACTGAAGGCCTTTTACATGCAGCCTGATCCGGCGCGGCCGGAGGTCGTGCTCTGTGCGGATATGCTGGCGCCCGAAGGCTATGGCGAGATCGTCGGTGGGAGCCAGCGCATTCACGACTACGACCTGCTCAAGGCGCGCTTCGAGGAACACAAGCTGCCTGAGGAGACGTACGGCTGGTATCTCGACCTGAGGCGCTACGGCTCTGTTCCGCACTCAGGTTTTGGCCTGGGCTTAGAGAGGACCATCGCATGGATTTGTGGGCTCGATCACGTCCGAGAAGCGACGCTCTTCCCGCGCATGCTGTACCGCATGGCGCCTTGA
- a CDS encoding DnaD domain-containing protein: MEPSGRQGGNSDYLSAPFVAVPRDLLQRFAQLGLHPHELVVLLQILASGQTEGTTELSPHELGERCGMSSKEAMACVERLVTEGFLAIGERYDDQGAHVTYFDLQPLWDKLKGRQRMVQPQLPEKDLVSLFEEEFGRPLSSLECDQLRAWLGEQRYPEWLVVEALKESVLANKYSFRYIDRVLYTWQKNNVRSRQDLEAYRAQYRERQSQLRGEGQGAQEKPRTRSATGRPASREPVRDERYASFYELFPD; the protein is encoded by the coding sequence ATGGAACCTTCTGGGCGGCAAGGTGGCAACAGCGACTACTTGAGTGCGCCGTTTGTCGCCGTGCCGCGCGATCTGCTGCAGCGATTTGCCCAGCTCGGGTTACATCCCCATGAGCTCGTCGTGCTGCTGCAGATTCTCGCGAGCGGCCAGACCGAAGGCACCACGGAATTGTCTCCGCACGAGCTCGGCGAGCGATGCGGCATGTCGAGCAAGGAGGCGATGGCTTGCGTGGAGCGGCTTGTCACGGAAGGTTTTCTCGCCATCGGCGAGCGCTACGACGATCAGGGCGCACACGTGACGTATTTCGACCTCCAGCCGCTCTGGGACAAGCTCAAGGGGCGCCAACGCATGGTTCAACCGCAGCTGCCGGAGAAGGACCTCGTCAGCCTGTTTGAAGAGGAGTTTGGCCGCCCCCTGTCTTCGCTCGAATGCGATCAGCTCCGGGCATGGCTTGGGGAGCAACGCTATCCTGAGTGGCTCGTGGTTGAGGCATTGAAGGAGAGTGTCCTGGCGAACAAGTACAGCTTTCGTTATATCGATCGCGTCCTGTACACCTGGCAAAAGAACAATGTGCGCTCGCGCCAAGACCTGGAGGCGTATCGTGCGCAGTACCGGGAGCGGCAATCCCAGCTGCGCGGGGAGGGCCAGGGCGCGCAGGAGAAGCCAAGGACCCGGTCCGCGACTGGCCGCCCGGCCTCGCGCGAGCCTGTCCGGGATGAGCGATACGCGAGCTTCTACGAATTATTCCCTGACTAA